A single region of the Streptomyces vilmorinianum genome encodes:
- a CDS encoding phage holin family protein, translating into MGDGRWRTAGRWRTAGRALVRVIVVWAVSTLTFLALAGLLPDFQLQSADGDSITRTAVTAAWGAGAFGLLSALVWPVIVRALLLVPALVLGLLVFFLNGSLLLIALWLIPDGRGVADPETAVVVAAVMSAVASATSTALAVRDDDAYRRRLYRLAHRTRPRGPAGGPEPDHGTVFLQLDGVGHRVLREAVAGGLMPTVADWLDTTHRLTPWRTDWSSQTGASQLGILHGSNEDVPAFRWYEKDTGRLMISNRPASAAELQRRAIARTGDGGLLTFDGASRGNLFSGGADQLALVLSMAARRGRSNRSRAGYFAYFSDPANAVRTAGSFVAEAAREMVQSTRARVRKQTPRVSRGGAYPFIRAFATVVERDVVVAALIGDMLAGRTAVYADLVAYDEVAHHSGPHGRDTDQVLARLDRSIALIAKVAEHAPRPYRIVLLSDHGQSPGVTFESAYGLTLKDLVRAGCGLPVPRRVGRTPSGSEARDAARDALRSALHRPVDEYGEEAADAEAPAVRPSEPVVLASGNLGLVSFPGVPHRMTREEIDRRHPALLRTLANHPGIGFLLVASAEHGSVVLARDGTEVPVAELADDGPLAVFGRGAADAVRRADRFPHVADIMVNSMYDPVTGTVHAFEEQIGSHGGLGGEQSHPFLMSPVALSAPPADLAGAEQVHRVLRRWLRECHGPQVPLEISPSTADSEALLPVDGPVVPDKNS; encoded by the coding sequence GTGGGTGACGGGCGATGGCGTACCGCCGGCCGCTGGCGGACCGCGGGGCGCGCCCTGGTGCGGGTGATCGTGGTCTGGGCGGTGTCGACCCTGACCTTCCTCGCCCTGGCCGGACTGCTGCCCGACTTCCAACTCCAGTCCGCCGACGGCGACAGCATCACCAGGACCGCCGTCACCGCCGCCTGGGGAGCCGGCGCCTTCGGCCTCCTCAGCGCGCTCGTGTGGCCCGTGATCGTCCGGGCACTGCTCCTCGTACCGGCCCTGGTCCTCGGCCTGTTGGTCTTCTTCCTCAACGGCTCCCTGCTGCTGATCGCGCTCTGGCTCATCCCCGACGGCCGAGGCGTCGCCGACCCCGAGACCGCCGTCGTGGTCGCCGCCGTCATGTCCGCCGTCGCCTCCGCCACCTCCACCGCGCTCGCCGTACGCGACGACGACGCCTACCGCCGCCGCCTCTACCGGCTCGCACACCGCACCCGCCCCCGCGGCCCGGCCGGCGGCCCGGAGCCCGACCACGGCACCGTCTTCCTGCAACTCGACGGCGTCGGCCACCGGGTGCTCCGCGAGGCCGTCGCCGGCGGGCTGATGCCGACCGTCGCCGACTGGCTCGACACCACCCACCGGCTCACCCCCTGGCGCACCGACTGGTCCAGCCAGACCGGCGCCAGCCAGCTCGGCATCCTGCACGGCTCCAACGAGGACGTGCCCGCCTTCCGCTGGTACGAGAAGGACACCGGCCGGCTGATGATCTCCAACCGGCCCGCGAGCGCCGCCGAGCTCCAGCGGCGGGCCATCGCCCGCACCGGGGACGGCGGGCTGCTGACGTTCGACGGGGCCTCCCGCGGCAACCTCTTCAGCGGCGGCGCCGACCAGCTCGCCCTCGTCCTGTCGATGGCCGCCCGCCGCGGCCGGAGCAACCGCTCGCGCGCCGGGTACTTCGCGTACTTCTCCGACCCCGCCAACGCCGTCCGCACCGCGGGCTCGTTCGTCGCCGAGGCCGCCCGCGAGATGGTCCAGTCGACCCGGGCGCGGGTGCGCAAACAGACCCCGCGGGTCTCGCGCGGCGGCGCCTATCCCTTCATCCGGGCCTTCGCCACCGTCGTGGAACGGGACGTGGTCGTGGCCGCGCTGATCGGCGACATGCTGGCGGGGCGGACCGCCGTCTACGCCGACCTCGTCGCCTACGACGAGGTCGCGCACCACTCCGGCCCGCACGGCCGGGACACCGACCAGGTCCTCGCCCGGCTCGACCGGTCGATCGCGCTGATCGCGAAGGTCGCCGAGCACGCGCCGCGCCCGTACCGGATCGTGCTCCTCTCCGATCACGGCCAGAGCCCCGGCGTGACCTTCGAGAGCGCGTACGGCCTCACGCTCAAGGACCTGGTGCGCGCCGGGTGCGGGCTTCCCGTGCCGCGCAGGGTCGGGCGCACCCCCAGCGGCTCGGAGGCCAGGGACGCGGCCCGTGACGCGCTGCGCAGCGCGCTGCACCGGCCGGTGGACGAATACGGCGAGGAGGCCGCTGACGCGGAGGCACCGGCGGTCCGGCCGTCCGAGCCGGTGGTGCTCGCCTCCGGGAACCTCGGGCTCGTCTCCTTCCCCGGCGTGCCGCACCGGATGACCCGCGAGGAGATCGACCGGCGCCATCCGGCGCTGCTGCGCACCCTGGCCAACCATCCGGGCATCGGCTTCCTGCTCGTCGCGAGCGCCGAACACGGCTCGGTCGTGCTGGCGCGGGACGGCACGGAGGTGCCCGTGGCCGAACTCGCCGACGACGGGCCGCTCGCGGTCTTCGGGCGCGGCGCGGCGGACGCCGTACGGCGCGCGGACCGCTTCCCGCACGTCGCCGACATCATGGTCAACTCGATGTACGACCCGGTGACCGGCACCGTCCACGCCTTCGAGGAGCAGATCGGCTCCCACGGCGGTCTCGGCGGCGAGCAGTCGCACCCCTTCCTGATGTCGCCGGTGGCCCTCTCGGCGCCTCCGGCCGATCTGGCCGGTGCCGAACAGGTGCACCGCGTGCTGCGCAGATGGCTGCGGGAGTGTCACGGCCCGCAGGTGCCGCTGGAGATTTCGCCGTCGACAGCCGATTCGGAAGCACTTCTTCCGGTTGATGGCCCCGTCGTACCGGACAAAAACAGCTGA
- a CDS encoding recombinase family protein, which yields MDDVRVAAIASLTPLEELDSDPFLVDTRSQHAMCARWALDKGYVVTRQLLCYGMRPDHDALWADVDAGHVDLFVAPNERVLARALTDVSAFFAECERRGVRLETAGLDEPSYDAAGKADVHRRLSMPTAGYDGC from the coding sequence ATGGACGACGTTCGGGTGGCGGCGATCGCCAGCCTCACCCCGCTCGAGGAACTCGACAGCGACCCCTTCCTGGTCGACACGCGCAGCCAGCACGCGATGTGCGCCCGCTGGGCCCTCGACAAGGGCTACGTCGTGACGAGACAGCTGCTCTGCTACGGCATGCGCCCCGACCACGACGCGCTCTGGGCGGACGTCGACGCCGGTCACGTCGACCTCTTCGTCGCCCCCAACGAGCGCGTCCTCGCACGGGCGTTGACCGACGTGTCCGCGTTCTTCGCGGAGTGCGAGCGGCGCGGCGTGCGCCTGGAGACCGCGGGGCTCGACGAGCCGTCCTACGACGCGGCCGGCAAGGCCGACGTGCACCGCAGACTCTCCATGCCGACCGCCGGCTACGACGGCTGCTGA
- a CDS encoding amino acid permease, protein MSTATTPSPEENRHARRFGLPVATALVMGNIIGGGIFLLPASVAPFGTISLVAFGVLTLGAIALALVFGRLARRHPQTGGPYVYAREAFGDFAGFLAAWSYWITAWVSNAALAVAAVGYLNVLLPVHESTAATIAAALALQWLPALANLAGTRYVGAVQLVATVLKFVPLLLVAVGGLFFFDSANLGPFQAGGDSALGAVSASAAILLFSYLGVESAAVSAGEVRDPRRNVGRATVLGTLGAAAIYLLGTIAVFGTVAHDRLVDSTAPFSDAVNVMFGGSWGGTAIACMALVSMVGALNGWTLLSAQTPYAAAKDGLFPKVFRHKRRGVPTVGVLVTVVLASLLTVYNYTAGTEGVFEILVLVTTFTATVPYLLSTAAQIYFLLSGRSERVDRARLIRDGVLAAAAFAFSMWLVAGSGYAAVYQGVLFLFAGVLVYAWMAARRVRAQAPATASAEAPAEADDAALPAPGSAPEPVKTGAPA, encoded by the coding sequence ATGAGCACGGCCACAACTCCATCCCCCGAAGAGAACAGGCACGCCCGGCGGTTCGGCCTGCCGGTCGCCACCGCCCTGGTCATGGGCAACATCATCGGCGGCGGAATCTTCCTGCTGCCCGCCTCGGTCGCCCCCTTCGGCACCATCAGCCTCGTCGCCTTCGGCGTCCTCACCCTCGGCGCGATCGCCCTCGCCCTCGTCTTCGGCCGGCTCGCCCGCCGCCACCCGCAGACCGGCGGCCCGTACGTCTACGCCCGCGAGGCGTTCGGCGACTTCGCCGGATTCCTCGCCGCCTGGTCGTACTGGATCACCGCCTGGGTCTCCAACGCCGCCCTCGCCGTGGCCGCCGTCGGCTACCTGAACGTGCTGCTCCCCGTCCACGAGTCGACGGCCGCCACCATCGCCGCGGCGCTCGCGCTCCAGTGGCTGCCGGCGCTCGCCAACCTCGCCGGCACCCGGTACGTGGGAGCCGTCCAGCTCGTCGCGACCGTGCTCAAGTTCGTCCCCCTCCTCCTGGTCGCCGTGGGCGGACTGTTCTTCTTCGACAGCGCCAACCTCGGCCCCTTCCAGGCAGGTGGGGACAGTGCGCTCGGCGCGGTCTCCGCCTCCGCCGCGATCCTGCTCTTCAGCTACCTCGGCGTCGAGTCGGCGGCCGTCAGCGCCGGCGAGGTCCGCGACCCGCGCCGCAACGTCGGCCGCGCCACCGTCCTCGGCACCCTGGGCGCCGCCGCGATCTACCTCCTCGGCACCATCGCCGTCTTCGGCACGGTCGCCCACGACCGGCTCGTCGACTCCACCGCGCCGTTCTCGGACGCCGTGAACGTCATGTTCGGCGGCTCGTGGGGCGGCACCGCCATCGCGTGCATGGCCCTGGTCTCCATGGTCGGCGCGCTCAACGGCTGGACACTGCTCAGCGCCCAGACCCCCTACGCGGCAGCGAAGGACGGGCTCTTCCCGAAGGTCTTCCGCCACAAGCGGCGCGGTGTCCCGACGGTCGGCGTCCTCGTGACCGTCGTCCTCGCCTCGCTGCTCACCGTCTACAACTACACGGCCGGCACGGAGGGCGTCTTCGAGATCCTGGTCCTCGTCACGACCTTCACCGCCACCGTCCCGTACCTCCTGTCGACCGCCGCCCAGATCTACTTCCTGCTCTCCGGCCGGTCCGAGCGCGTCGACCGCGCCCGGCTGATCCGCGACGGGGTCCTGGCCGCGGCCGCCTTCGCCTTCTCCATGTGGCTGGTCGCCGGCTCCGGATACGCGGCCGTCTACCAGGGCGTGCTGTTCCTCTTCGCCGGTGTGCTCGTGTACGCGTGGATGGCGGCGCGCAGGGTACGGGCCCAGGCCCCGGCGACGGCATCGGCGGAGGCACCGGCCGAAGCC
- a CDS encoding DedA family protein, producing MGAVRELPPESTQQAVGYPSLFLLVALGALVPVVPTGAIVSSAAVVAFHQTSPLALLFVFLVAASAALVGDVALYWLGQRGVRSRNGSRWLAALRGRVTPDRLAQARARLDTHQVKVLVLSRLVPAGRIPVMLACLLAQVPLRRFVRGDLPACLAWAATYQLIGILGGSLFPEPWQGVVAAVGLALLISVVPALWRRVRGGRRGASEASGSEHA from the coding sequence ATGGGGGCGGTACGGGAGCTGCCGCCGGAGTCGACGCAGCAGGCGGTCGGCTATCCCTCCCTGTTCCTGCTGGTGGCGCTGGGTGCGCTGGTGCCGGTGGTGCCGACGGGGGCGATCGTCAGCTCGGCGGCCGTGGTCGCCTTCCACCAGACGTCTCCGCTGGCGCTGCTCTTCGTCTTCCTGGTGGCGGCCTCCGCCGCGCTCGTGGGCGATGTGGCGCTGTACTGGCTGGGGCAGCGCGGGGTCCGCTCCAGGAACGGCTCGCGGTGGCTGGCGGCGCTGCGGGGCCGGGTCACGCCCGACCGGCTCGCGCAGGCGCGGGCGCGGCTGGACACCCATCAGGTGAAGGTGCTCGTGCTGTCCCGGCTGGTGCCCGCGGGGCGGATTCCGGTGATGCTGGCGTGCCTGCTGGCGCAGGTGCCGCTGCGCCGGTTCGTCCGCGGGGACCTGCCGGCCTGTCTGGCGTGGGCGGCGACGTACCAGCTGATCGGGATCCTGGGCGGTTCGCTGTTCCCGGAGCCGTGGCAGGGCGTGGTGGCCGCGGTGGGTCTGGCGCTGCTGATCAGTGTCGTTCCGGCGCTGTGGCGGCGGGTGCGCGGGGGCCGGCGGGGCGCGTCGGAGGCGTCAGGGAGCGAGCACGCGTGA
- a CDS encoding aminotransferase class I/II-fold pyridoxal phosphate-dependent enzyme has protein sequence MRQTAPEGRGPVRYGPPAPEPDLPVLPVLAAILAAAADRTTVEPPGGGPVLREAAAGYWWRRGLRTHAEDVVAAPGAQPLLLALIAAHGGDVLMPRPCPAWWTPQARLLGRPAYHVPTPAECGGVPDPYALLETVRRVRAEGGHPRLLLLSVADDPTATVAPPELVREACEAAVAEGLHIVSDETWRDTLHRRHDTVLLSPAEMCPDDVTVLCDLSAALAPAAWPCAVARFPPTDPSRADRWTDPRARTLDVLTALGACVAGPVAPAAAHALDEPEDVTVRAALAAALHARVAAAAHRAVLSAGALARPPQAGRHLYADLGPLRAGLAARGVTDSMELETHLTERLGTPVPGGHRFGDELGALRARFDTGVFLGSTEEERNESLTSADPVELPHVARALSSFGAALEELR, from the coding sequence ATGCGGCAGACGGCACCGGAAGGCCGTGGCCCGGTGCGCTACGGGCCTCCCGCCCCGGAACCCGACCTGCCCGTGCTGCCGGTCCTCGCCGCGATCCTCGCCGCCGCGGCGGACCGCACCACCGTCGAGCCCCCCGGCGGCGGGCCGGTGCTGCGCGAGGCGGCCGCCGGCTACTGGTGGCGCCGCGGCCTGCGCACCCACGCCGAGGACGTGGTCGCCGCCCCCGGCGCCCAGCCCCTGCTGCTCGCCCTGATCGCCGCCCACGGCGGGGACGTCCTGATGCCCCGGCCCTGCCCGGCCTGGTGGACCCCCCAGGCCCGCCTCCTCGGCCGCCCCGCTTACCACGTGCCGACCCCCGCCGAGTGCGGCGGCGTACCCGACCCGTACGCCCTGCTCGAAACCGTCCGCCGGGTCCGCGCCGAGGGCGGCCACCCCCGCCTGCTGCTGCTCTCCGTCGCCGATGACCCCACCGCCACCGTCGCCCCGCCGGAACTGGTCCGCGAGGCGTGCGAGGCTGCCGTCGCCGAGGGTCTGCACATCGTCAGCGACGAGACCTGGCGCGACACCCTGCACCGGCGCCACGACACCGTGCTCCTCAGCCCCGCCGAGATGTGCCCCGACGACGTCACCGTCCTGTGCGACCTGTCCGCCGCCCTCGCCCCGGCCGCCTGGCCCTGTGCCGTGGCCCGCTTCCCGCCCACCGACCCCTCGCGCGCGGACCGCTGGACCGACCCCCGCGCCCGCACCCTCGACGTGCTGACCGCGCTCGGCGCCTGCGTCGCAGGGCCGGTCGCCCCCGCCGCGGCGCACGCCCTCGACGAACCCGAGGACGTCACCGTACGGGCCGCCCTCGCCGCCGCCCTCCACGCGCGCGTGGCGGCCGCGGCCCACCGCGCCGTCCTCTCCGCCGGCGCGCTCGCCCGGCCCCCGCAGGCCGGCCGCCACCTCTACGCCGACCTCGGCCCGCTGCGCGCCGGGCTCGCCGCCCGGGGCGTCACCGACTCCATGGAGCTGGAGACCCACCTCACCGAGCGGCTCGGGACCCCCGTCCCCGGCGGCCACCGCTTCGGCGACGAACTCGGCGCCCTGCGGGCGCGTTTCGACACCGGGGTGTTCCTGGGATCGACGGAGGAGGAGCGGAACGAGTCCCTCACATCGGCGGACCCCGTGGAACTGCCCCATGTGGCCCGGGCGTTGAGCTCCTTCGGAGCCGCCCTGGAGGAACTCCGGTGA
- a CDS encoding MBL fold metallo-hydrolase → MEVTWWGHATCTVEDSGVRFLTDPLFARRLAHLRRRRGALPPPEAARAEVVLVSHLHADHLHLPSLARLAPGTRIVVPRGAPGAVPGLRRLDGQGLRLTEVGPGDVVTVEGVTVRAVPALHDGRRLPLGPHRSPALGYVVEGEARTYFAGDTGLFDEMAEAVGPVDVALLPVGGWGPYLGHGHLDAGRAAQALAALSPAAAVPVHYGTYWPIGMDGVRPHEFHAPGDEFVRHAARLAPKVVVHLLGHGERVRPEVAR, encoded by the coding sequence GTGGAGGTCACCTGGTGGGGTCATGCCACCTGCACGGTCGAGGATTCGGGGGTCCGGTTCCTCACCGATCCGCTCTTCGCGCGGCGGCTGGCGCATCTGCGGCGCCGGCGCGGCGCGCTGCCCCCGCCCGAGGCCGCGCGCGCCGAGGTCGTGCTCGTCTCCCATCTGCACGCCGACCACCTCCATCTGCCCTCGCTCGCCAGGCTCGCGCCCGGGACGCGGATCGTCGTGCCGCGCGGCGCGCCCGGTGCCGTACCGGGGCTGCGCCGACTCGACGGGCAGGGGCTGCGGCTGACCGAGGTGGGGCCGGGCGACGTGGTGACGGTGGAGGGTGTGACCGTACGGGCCGTGCCGGCGCTGCACGACGGCCGGCGCCTGCCGCTGGGGCCCCACCGCTCCCCCGCGCTCGGGTATGTCGTGGAGGGCGAGGCGCGGACGTACTTCGCCGGCGACACCGGTCTCTTCGACGAGATGGCGGAGGCGGTCGGTCCGGTGGACGTGGCGCTGCTGCCGGTGGGCGGCTGGGGGCCGTATCTGGGACACGGCCATCTGGACGCGGGGCGGGCGGCGCAGGCGCTCGCGGCGCTCTCCCCCGCGGCGGCGGTGCCGGTGCACTACGGCACGTACTGGCCGATCGGGATGGACGGGGTGCGGCCGCACGAGTTCCACGCGCCGGGTGACGAGTTCGTCCGGCACGCGGCGCGGCTCGCGCCGAAGGTGGTGGTGCATCTGCTCGGCCACGGCGAGCGGGTGCGGCCCGAGGTCGCCCGGTGA
- a CDS encoding transketolase, translating to MYETMSDLARQLRVDAVRAADAAGSGHPTSSMSAAEIGAVLLARHLRYDFDRPDHPGNDRLVLSKGHASPLLYAMYRAAGVVSEGELLTFRRHGSLLEGHPTPRLPWVDVATGSLGQGLPIGVGMALAGKFLDRVPYQVWVLCGDSEMAEGSIWEAVEHASYCRLDNLTLIVDVNRLGQRGPTRHQHDLGAYAARLEAFGWHTVRIDGHDVEAVDAALREARATVRRPTAVLAATRKGRGVASVENREGMHGKPLPDAEAAIAELGGYSDLRVQVTDPPAALVPSPAGGGVPRLPRYGRGEKVATRDAYGQALAALGHARGDVVVLDGEVGDSTRTEFFAKAHPDRYFECWIAEQQLVGAAVGLQARGYVPYASTFAAFLTRAYDFVRMASVSRAGINLVGSHAGVAIGQDGPSQMGLEDLAMLRAVHGSTVLYPCDANQTAKLVAAMADLDGVRYLRTTRGGTPVVYGPEEDFPIGGSKVLRSHGEDDRATVVAAGVTVHEALRAADRLAELGMPVRVIDLYSVKPVDTDTLDQAAGTTGCVLTVEDHHPEGGLGDAVAEAYANGHGGMPRLARLAVRSMPASASPEEQLHEAGIDADAIVSAVELMLERVLVR from the coding sequence ATGTACGAAACGATGTCCGATCTCGCCCGGCAGCTCCGCGTGGACGCCGTACGCGCCGCCGACGCGGCCGGCTCCGGCCATCCGACCTCCTCGATGTCGGCCGCAGAGATCGGCGCGGTCCTCCTCGCCCGTCACCTCCGCTACGACTTCGACCGCCCCGACCACCCGGGCAACGACCGCCTCGTCCTGTCCAAGGGGCACGCCTCGCCCCTGCTCTACGCCATGTACCGGGCCGCGGGTGTCGTCAGCGAGGGGGAGCTGCTCACCTTCCGCCGCCATGGCAGCCTCCTCGAAGGCCACCCCACGCCCCGGCTGCCCTGGGTCGACGTCGCCACCGGCTCCCTGGGGCAGGGCCTGCCCATCGGGGTCGGCATGGCGCTGGCCGGGAAGTTCCTCGACCGCGTCCCGTACCAGGTGTGGGTCCTGTGCGGGGACAGCGAGATGGCCGAGGGGTCCATCTGGGAGGCCGTCGAGCACGCCTCGTACTGCCGTCTGGACAACCTCACCCTGATCGTCGACGTCAACCGGCTCGGCCAGCGCGGACCCACCCGCCACCAGCACGACCTCGGCGCCTACGCCGCCCGCCTCGAGGCCTTCGGCTGGCACACCGTACGGATCGACGGCCACGACGTCGAGGCCGTCGACGCGGCGCTGCGCGAGGCCCGCGCGACCGTCCGCCGGCCCACCGCCGTCCTCGCCGCCACCCGCAAGGGCCGGGGCGTGGCCTCCGTCGAGAACCGCGAGGGCATGCACGGCAAACCCCTCCCGGACGCCGAGGCCGCCATCGCCGAGCTGGGCGGCTACAGCGACCTGCGGGTCCAGGTCACCGATCCGCCCGCCGCGCTCGTACCCAGCCCGGCCGGCGGCGGCGTACCGCGGCTGCCGCGGTACGGCAGGGGCGAGAAGGTCGCCACCCGGGACGCCTACGGGCAGGCGCTGGCCGCCCTCGGCCACGCGCGCGGCGACGTGGTCGTGCTGGACGGCGAGGTCGGCGACTCGACGCGCACCGAGTTCTTCGCCAAGGCGCACCCCGATCGCTACTTCGAGTGCTGGATCGCCGAGCAGCAGCTCGTCGGGGCCGCCGTCGGGCTCCAGGCGCGCGGCTACGTCCCGTACGCCTCGACCTTCGCCGCGTTCCTCACGCGCGCGTACGACTTCGTCCGGATGGCGTCCGTGAGCCGGGCCGGGATCAATCTGGTCGGCTCGCACGCCGGTGTCGCCATCGGCCAGGACGGGCCGAGCCAGATGGGCCTGGAGGATCTGGCCATGCTGCGGGCCGTGCACGGCAGCACCGTCCTGTACCCCTGCGACGCCAACCAGACGGCGAAGCTCGTGGCGGCGATGGCCGACCTGGACGGGGTCCGCTATCTGCGCACCACACGCGGCGGCACCCCCGTCGTCTACGGGCCCGAGGAGGACTTCCCGATCGGCGGGAGCAAGGTGCTGCGCAGCCACGGCGAGGACGACCGGGCGACCGTCGTCGCGGCCGGGGTGACCGTGCACGAGGCCCTGCGGGCCGCCGACCGGCTCGCGGAGCTCGGCATGCCGGTCCGGGTCATCGACCTCTACTCGGTCAAGCCGGTGGACACCGACACCCTCGACCAGGCGGCCGGCACGACCGGCTGCGTCCTGACCGTGGAGGACCACCACCCCGAGGGCGGGCTCGGCGACGCGGTCGCCGAGGCCTACGCCAACGGACACGGAGGGATGCCCCGCCTGGCACGGCTCGCCGTACGCTCCATGCCCGCCTCGGCGAGCCCGGAGGAACAGCTTCACGAGGCCGGTATCGACGCGGACGCGATCGTCTCGGCGGTCGAGCTGATGCTGGAACGCGTCCTGGTCCGCTGA
- a CDS encoding GNAT family N-acetyltransferase, giving the protein MPIREALPADAAAIAAVHVRSWQAAYRDLLPGPYLDGLDVEERTAVWAARLGAPERPAVLVAQEPGGRVTGFCCFRAWPSDGDLDPATTGEIAALYALPEVWGTGVGRGLLAASVEALAAAGFREAALWVLADNDRGRRFYEAAGWRADGTVVQDTTAGRTLDELRYRRRLFP; this is encoded by the coding sequence ATGCCGATCCGTGAAGCTCTTCCCGCGGACGCGGCGGCGATCGCCGCCGTCCATGTCCGGTCCTGGCAGGCCGCCTATCGTGACCTGCTTCCCGGGCCGTATCTCGACGGCCTCGACGTCGAGGAGCGCACCGCCGTCTGGGCGGCCCGGCTGGGGGCGCCCGAGCGGCCCGCGGTCCTGGTGGCGCAGGAGCCGGGCGGGCGGGTGACGGGGTTCTGCTGCTTCCGTGCCTGGCCTTCGGACGGCGATCTCGATCCCGCCACGACCGGGGAGATCGCGGCGCTCTACGCGCTGCCGGAGGTGTGGGGGACGGGGGTGGGCCGGGGGCTGCTCGCCGCGTCCGTCGAGGCACTGGCGGCGGCCGGGTTCCGGGAGGCGGCGCTGTGGGTGCTCGCGGACAACGACCGGGGTCGGCGCTTCTACGAGGCGGCGGGCTGGCGGGCGGACGGCACCGTCGTCCAGGACACGACGGCGGGCCGGACGCTCGACGAACTCCGTTACCGGCGGCGCCTGTTCCCTTGA
- a CDS encoding MBL fold metallo-hydrolase, producing MTEQTARPTQAPHPARDGRTASAPGRPAPGPAPAASPAASPASAPASAPAPVLQPLGRIRDDWPRSFVERLTAPLPGVRAMARLAREGAVRPGPEGLRDIPLLPFAPGPLPPAGPDTLAVTWAGHASWILRAGGLTVLTDPVWSRRILGTPARITPVGVRWEDLPPVDAVVISHNHFDHLDAPTLKRLPKDTPVFVPAGLGRWFTRRRFSRVTELDWWEAAELDGVRFEFVPSHHWSKRTLLDTCRSLWGGWVLTDRSQRRVYFAGDTGYGHWFAEIGRRHPGIDLALLPIGAYAPRWWLSDVHTDPEEAVRAFQDLGARRMAPMHWATFVLSSEPVLEPLTRVRAAWERAGLLREDLWDLPVGGSRVLAP from the coding sequence ATGACGGAACAGACGGCACGGCCGACGCAGGCCCCGCACCCCGCGCGTGACGGCCGGACCGCCTCCGCGCCCGGCCGCCCGGCGCCCGGCCCGGCCCCGGCCGCCTCCCCGGCCGCCTCCCCGGCCTCGGCCCCGGCCTCCGCCCCGGCCCCCGTCCTCCAGCCCCTCGGCCGGATCCGGGACGACTGGCCGCGCTCCTTCGTCGAGCGGCTCACCGCACCGCTCCCCGGCGTCCGCGCCATGGCCCGCCTCGCCCGCGAGGGCGCCGTGCGCCCCGGCCCCGAGGGCCTGCGCGACATCCCGCTGCTGCCGTTCGCCCCCGGCCCGCTGCCGCCCGCCGGGCCCGACACCCTCGCCGTGACCTGGGCGGGCCACGCCAGCTGGATCCTGCGCGCCGGCGGCCTCACCGTCCTCACCGACCCCGTCTGGTCCCGCCGGATCCTCGGCACCCCCGCCCGGATCACCCCCGTCGGGGTGCGCTGGGAGGACCTGCCGCCCGTGGACGCGGTCGTCATCAGCCACAACCACTTCGACCACCTCGACGCCCCCACCCTCAAGCGGTTGCCCAAGGACACCCCGGTCTTCGTCCCGGCCGGGCTCGGCCGCTGGTTCACCCGCCGCCGCTTCAGCCGCGTCACCGAGCTCGACTGGTGGGAGGCGGCCGAACTCGACGGCGTACGCTTCGAGTTCGTCCCCTCCCACCACTGGTCCAAGCGGACCCTCCTCGACACCTGTCGCTCGCTGTGGGGCGGCTGGGTGCTCACCGACCGCTCCCAGCGGCGAGTGTACTTCGCCGGCGACACCGGCTACGGCCACTGGTTCGCCGAGATCGGCCGCCGCCACCCCGGCATCGACCTCGCGCTCCTCCCGATCGGCGCCTACGCCCCGCGCTGGTGGCTCAGCGACGTCCACACCGACCCCGAGGAGGCCGTCCGCGCCTTCCAGGACCTCGGGGCGCGGCGGATGGCGCCGATGCACTGGGCGACCTTCGTGCTCTCCTCCGAGCCGGTCCTCGAACCCCTCACCCGGGTCAGAGCCGCCTGGGAGCGGGCCGGGCTGCTCCGCGAGGACCTGTGGGACCTCCCCGTCGGAGGCTCACGCGTGCTCGCTCCCTGA